A window of Plectropomus leopardus isolate mb unplaced genomic scaffold, YSFRI_Pleo_2.0 unplaced_scaffold19144, whole genome shotgun sequence genomic DNA:
agCAGGTAAAACATGGAAAGTACTAAGCATATCTTAAAATCCGTattgtgtcaaaaaataaaataaagcaactAAGAAGGTATCAACCTCGTCGTATGTCTCCCCAAAAGGTCCAGAGATTGCCTCGCTGATCTCTCGGGCCACGTCCTGTTGCTCTGTGATATCATCCATCAGATCATCGATCTTGTTTATGtccctgaaaataaaaattaaaaaaaagagaattgaAAGGAGATTTATTAGATTCAGTATTGATCCACGGGGAGAAATCGTCCGTTGTTGCTATGACAAGCACGGAGCATCATAGAGGTAGAAATAAGATGTACAAGtacaaagtatgtaaaaatataaacttttaaTATGTGCAATATTCTACTATGCTAACAtaagtatgtaaaatatttttaaaaagtaagtgCTGCATatataaagtgtgtaaaaaacaaaaaaagttacttaTGCTA
This region includes:
- the LOC121965232 gene encoding charged multivesicular body protein 4c-like produces the protein QQRTISPRGSILNLINLLSILFFLIFIFRDINKIDDLMDDITEQQDVAREISEAISGPFGETYDEDELMAELEELEQQDMEESMGELPNVPSSKLPSAPSRQRASKSRPRLDNLT